One genomic region from Nymphaea colorata isolate Beijing-Zhang1983 chromosome 10, ASM883128v2, whole genome shotgun sequence encodes:
- the LOC116263082 gene encoding uncharacterized protein At5g39865-like, with protein MGCVASGLINDELNKEADPTNGHGGHSISHIVSLTSTTYGLLTLDSPCSKPTDKGSRRFALSLAPSPPAARIVFHRTTPSASAAAAATEPQAPEVINAWELMDGLDGDAAVKAPSPCPPVGEKAVVFYSTTLGGIRKTFEDCNRVRAVLEGLGVAVSERDVSMHSAYREELRGLLMALAGGGAQPQGAGVPRVFIKGKHVGGAEEVVSMHEEGRLTAMVDGLPRARAGEVCEGCGGVRFVPCFECNGSRKLVTDKCKMALRCPECNENGLVLCPICC; from the coding sequence ATGGGCTGCGTCGCTTCCGGGCTGATCAACGACGAGCTGAACAAGGAGGCCGACCCGACCAACGGCCACGGCGGGCACAGCATCAGCCACATTGTCTCCCTCACTTCCACTACCTACGGCCTCCTCACCCTCGACTCCCCCTGCTCCAAGCCCACCGACAAGGGCTCCAGACGCTTCGCCCTCTCCCTCGCGCCCTCCCCGCCCGCCGCGAGGATCGTCTTCCACCGAACCACCCCCAGCGCCTCCGCCGCCGCTGCAGCCACGGAGCCCCAGGCGCCGGAGGTCATCAACGCGTGGGAGCTCATGGACGGTCTCGACGGCGACGCGGCGGTGAAGGCCCCCTCCCCATGTCCGCCCGTCGGAGAGAAGGCGGTGGTCTTCTACTCGACGACGCTGGGAGGGATCAGGAAGACGTTCGAGGACTGCAACAGGGTGAGGGCGGTGCTGGAGGGGCTGGGGGTGGCAGTGAGCGAGAGGGACGTGTCGATGCACTCTGCGTACAGGGAGGAGCTCAGGGGTCTGTTGATGGCGTTGGCCGGAGGAGGAGCGCAGCCACAGGGGGCGGGGGTGCCGAGGGTGTTCATCAAAGGGAAGCACGTAGGAGGGGCGGAGGAGGTGGTGAGTATGCACGAGGAGGGGAGGCTAACGGCGATGGTGGACGGGCTGCCCAGGGCTCGAGCCGGCGAGGTGTGCGAGGGGTGCGGAGGGGTGAGGTTCGTGCCCTGCTTCGAGTGCAACGGCAGCCGGAAGCTGGTCACGGACAAGTGCAAGATGGCGTTGAGATGCCCTGAATGTAATGAGAATGGCCTCGTTCTCTGCCCAATCTGCtgttaa